From the Exiguobacterium aurantiacum genome, one window contains:
- the rsmB gene encoding 16S rRNA (cytosine(967)-C(5))-methyltransferase RsmB has protein sequence MNVRVAALDTLIKIEQGGAYSTIAVNDLLKQKKLATKDVGLYTELVYGTLGRKRTLDYILEKRVQNPKKLDRFVLPLLRMSVYQLFYLDKIPDRAVLHEAVEIAKKRGHSGTGKFVNGVLRNVIRDGFPDLSTLPDAERIAIEHSHPDWLVAEWVETYGVEATEAMCKLNNEPAPVTVRVNRQRVTVEEMIERLAEVDVVASRSQLSADGLVIESGNVHSTAFIDMGLLSIQDESSMIVADALQAGKAERVLDACAAPGGKAMHTAERMDGGTLVALDLHPHKAKLIERQAKRLHIDGVTALALDARQAGDQFEPESFDRILLDVPCSGLGVIRRKPDIKWTKDKSALAGLPKVQREIIDAVLPLLKRGGTLVYSTCTIDPTENEQQADYILSNGLTWDETLQDRLPQVLRPMMSSDRAELKLLPTSFGTDGFYIAAFKKEV, from the coding sequence ATGAACGTACGAGTAGCAGCGCTTGATACGCTAATCAAAATCGAACAAGGCGGCGCCTATTCGACGATTGCGGTCAACGATTTATTGAAACAGAAGAAATTGGCGACGAAAGACGTCGGCCTTTACACGGAGCTCGTCTACGGGACGCTCGGCCGGAAACGGACGCTCGATTATATTTTAGAGAAGCGGGTCCAAAACCCTAAAAAATTGGATCGTTTCGTCTTACCGCTCTTACGGATGAGCGTCTATCAACTGTTTTATCTCGACAAGATCCCGGATCGGGCCGTGTTGCACGAAGCGGTCGAGATCGCGAAAAAACGGGGCCACTCGGGCACTGGCAAGTTCGTCAACGGTGTTTTGCGCAACGTCATCCGGGACGGGTTCCCGGATTTGAGCACGTTGCCGGACGCCGAACGGATTGCCATCGAACATAGCCATCCCGATTGGCTCGTCGCTGAATGGGTGGAGACGTACGGCGTCGAAGCGACCGAAGCGATGTGTAAACTGAACAATGAGCCGGCGCCGGTCACGGTGCGGGTCAACCGCCAGCGCGTCACCGTTGAGGAGATGATTGAACGGCTTGCCGAAGTCGATGTCGTCGCGTCGCGGTCACAGCTGTCGGCGGACGGTCTCGTCATCGAATCCGGAAACGTGCACTCGACGGCGTTCATCGATATGGGCTTGTTGTCGATTCAAGACGAGAGCTCAATGATTGTCGCCGATGCGCTTCAAGCCGGGAAGGCGGAACGCGTGCTCGACGCGTGTGCCGCACCAGGTGGAAAAGCGATGCATACGGCCGAACGCATGGACGGTGGAACGCTCGTCGCCCTCGACTTGCATCCGCATAAAGCGAAGTTGATTGAACGTCAAGCGAAGCGTCTGCATATCGATGGAGTGACCGCACTTGCCCTCGATGCCCGCCAGGCCGGGGACCAATTCGAACCGGAAAGCTTCGATCGAATCTTACTCGATGTCCCATGCTCGGGACTCGGTGTCATCCGTCGCAAGCCCGACATCAAATGGACGAAGGACAAATCTGCCCTTGCCGGACTCCCGAAAGTCCAACGTGAAATCATCGACGCTGTCTTGCCACTCCTCAAACGAGGTGGTACGCTAGTGTACTCGACATGTACAATCGACCCGACTGAGAATGAACAGCAGGCCGATTACATTTTGTCGAACGGATTGACGTGGGATGAGACACTCCAAGACCGTCTTCCCCAAGTATTGCGGCCGATGATGTCATCGGACCGCGCTGAACTCAAATTACTCCCGACGTCGTTCGGGACGGACGGTTTCTATATCGCCGCATTCAAGAAAGAGGTATAA
- the fmt gene encoding methionyl-tRNA formyltransferase — protein MGTPTFAVSVLERLLEEGYNVVGVVSQPDKPVGRKRELKPTPVKECALRHDIPVLQPEKVRTDYADILALEPDLIVTAAYGQIVPTELLEAPKHGAINVHASLLPKHRGGAPIHQAILDGDKETGVTIMYMVDKLDAGDMIANTVVPIEELDTVGTLFDKLAVAGSDLLLKTLPAFLAGWIEAVPQDERDVTFAPNISREREQIDWTRSGADIYNHIRGMNPFPTAYTTIAGERVKLFFGSKTTGTGEPGTIVRLEEDGFVVATGDAVAIKVVDLQPSGKKRMDGATFMRGAGQKLQVGDRLGG, from the coding sequence ATGGGCACACCGACGTTTGCCGTATCCGTACTTGAGCGCTTGCTCGAAGAAGGATACAATGTCGTAGGTGTCGTCTCACAACCGGACAAGCCGGTCGGACGAAAACGCGAACTGAAACCGACGCCGGTGAAAGAGTGTGCCCTGCGCCACGATATCCCGGTGTTACAGCCTGAAAAGGTGCGCACCGATTACGCCGACATCTTGGCACTCGAGCCGGACTTGATCGTGACGGCGGCGTACGGACAAATCGTCCCGACCGAACTGTTAGAAGCACCGAAGCATGGCGCCATCAACGTCCATGCCTCGCTCTTGCCGAAACATCGGGGCGGTGCCCCGATCCATCAAGCCATCCTCGACGGGGACAAGGAGACGGGCGTCACGATCATGTACATGGTCGATAAACTCGATGCCGGCGATATGATTGCCAACACGGTCGTCCCGATTGAAGAATTGGACACGGTCGGCACGTTGTTCGACAAGCTCGCGGTCGCAGGATCGGACTTGTTGCTCAAGACGCTTCCTGCCTTCCTTGCTGGTTGGATTGAAGCCGTGCCTCAAGACGAGCGTGACGTAACGTTCGCACCGAACATCAGCCGCGAGCGGGAACAGATTGACTGGACCCGTTCCGGCGCAGACATTTATAACCATATCAGAGGGATGAATCCGTTCCCAACGGCGTATACGACGATTGCGGGCGAACGGGTCAAACTGTTCTTCGGATCGAAAACGACAGGAACGGGTGAACCGGGAACGATTGTACGACTTGAAGAAGATGGGTTTGTCGTCGCAACAGGCGACGCGGTCGCCATTAAAGTGGTCGATTTGCAACCATCTGGTAAAAAACGAATGGATGGGGCCACGTTTATGCGTGGGGCCGGCCAAAAGTTACAAGTCGGCGATCGACTAGGAGGATAA
- the priA gene encoding primosomal protein N', which produces MIAHVHVDAPVITIDRPFDYEVPPQFETLIEPGMRVSVPFGSRRLLGIVTGVSEGTREGLKPLEALLDEESSLTDELLDLSTHVKETTLCFRSSALLAMLPAALKVSYDKEIKGETLPDGVRAGTHLSEYPKETQSIILALAKKGDILLAPVLKEKRTVKTDLVIELIDATLIPARAKKQQEAIQLLQDVPRMYWSSLRQIGLSRAQLQKMESLGAVNVTEVELNRDPYATIEQVVETVELNDSQATAVHAIRDAEAGETLLLHGVTGSGKTEVYLEAIGQVVDDGKQAILLVPEISLTPMMVKRFKRRFGDRVAVLHSALSQGEKYDEWRKIKRREVDVVVGARSAIFAPLENIGLLILDEEHETTYKQEENPRYHARDVAIWRAHYHECPVVLGSATPSLESYARAQKGVYRYLQLSERYGGEMPPVHIIDMRRELAKGNTTMFSEDLFVAINDRIAKKEQCVILLNRRGFTTFVMCRDCGEGLTCPHCAVNLTYHQHGDRLKCHYCGYEIGMPSKCPTCDSKKIKQFGTGTQKIETELLNRIPEARIIRMDQDTTSRKGSHEQLLKRFEDGEADILLGTQMIAKGLDFPNVTLVGVLAADATLGMPDFRATERTFQLVTQVAGRAGRGSLPGEAYVQTYNPDHYVIETASEHDYESFFAREMQLRQVGNHPPYWYVTLVTFAAESPLVAQAEAELFASDFVEAHVAQSRLNGPMPAPLSKLKNLYRYQLFIKTKHPEALYPVLAALQQARAKAISKKEYQLSIDVNPYVFM; this is translated from the coding sequence ATGATCGCCCACGTCCACGTCGACGCCCCGGTCATCACGATCGATCGGCCGTTCGATTATGAAGTGCCGCCCCAGTTCGAGACATTGATCGAACCGGGCATGCGCGTCTCGGTCCCGTTCGGCTCACGCCGCCTGCTCGGAATCGTGACCGGTGTGTCGGAAGGGACACGGGAAGGCTTGAAACCGCTCGAAGCGTTATTGGATGAAGAGTCTTCACTCACGGATGAACTGCTCGACTTATCGACCCACGTGAAAGAGACGACGCTCTGTTTCCGGTCGTCGGCGCTTCTAGCGATGCTGCCGGCGGCGCTGAAAGTGAGCTACGACAAAGAAATCAAAGGCGAGACGCTCCCAGACGGCGTTCGGGCCGGCACCCATCTTTCCGAGTATCCGAAAGAGACGCAGTCCATCATCTTGGCGCTCGCCAAAAAAGGGGACATCTTGCTCGCGCCGGTATTAAAAGAAAAACGGACGGTCAAGACGGACCTCGTCATTGAACTCATCGATGCGACGCTCATCCCGGCCCGGGCAAAGAAACAACAAGAAGCGATTCAGTTGCTGCAGGACGTACCGCGCATGTATTGGTCATCGTTACGTCAAATCGGGTTATCGCGCGCGCAACTGCAAAAAATGGAGTCGCTCGGTGCCGTCAACGTGACCGAGGTAGAACTGAACCGCGACCCGTATGCGACGATTGAACAGGTCGTCGAGACGGTCGAATTGAATGACAGTCAAGCGACGGCTGTCCATGCCATCCGCGACGCCGAAGCCGGGGAGACGTTACTCTTGCACGGTGTCACCGGCAGCGGGAAGACCGAGGTCTACCTCGAAGCGATCGGTCAAGTCGTCGATGATGGCAAACAGGCAATCTTGCTCGTGCCGGAAATCTCGCTCACGCCGATGATGGTCAAACGGTTCAAACGCCGTTTCGGCGACCGGGTCGCCGTGCTCCATAGCGCTCTATCGCAAGGCGAAAAGTACGACGAATGGCGGAAAATCAAACGACGAGAAGTCGATGTCGTCGTCGGGGCCCGCTCGGCCATCTTCGCACCGCTCGAAAACATCGGCTTGCTCATCTTAGATGAAGAGCATGAGACGACGTACAAGCAAGAAGAGAACCCGCGCTATCATGCGCGCGACGTCGCGATTTGGCGGGCGCATTACCATGAGTGTCCGGTCGTGCTCGGAAGTGCGACCCCGTCGCTCGAGTCTTACGCCCGCGCCCAAAAAGGTGTCTACCGCTACCTGCAATTGAGTGAACGGTACGGGGGCGAGATGCCGCCCGTCCATATTATCGACATGCGGCGCGAGCTCGCCAAAGGCAACACGACGATGTTCTCGGAAGATTTATTCGTCGCCATCAACGACCGCATCGCCAAAAAAGAACAGTGCGTCATCTTGCTCAACCGTCGCGGCTTCACGACGTTCGTCATGTGCCGTGATTGCGGGGAAGGGCTCACCTGCCCGCACTGTGCCGTCAACTTGACGTACCATCAACACGGCGACCGGCTCAAATGCCACTACTGCGGCTATGAGATTGGGATGCCGTCGAAGTGTCCGACGTGTGACAGTAAGAAAATCAAACAGTTCGGCACCGGCACGCAAAAAATCGAGACCGAGCTGTTGAACCGGATCCCAGAGGCGCGCATCATCCGGATGGACCAAGACACGACGTCTAGGAAAGGCTCGCACGAACAACTGTTGAAACGCTTCGAAGATGGGGAAGCCGACATTTTGCTCGGTACGCAGATGATTGCCAAAGGGCTCGATTTCCCGAACGTGACGCTCGTCGGCGTGCTCGCAGCGGATGCGACGCTCGGCATGCCCGATTTCCGGGCGACCGAGCGCACGTTCCAGCTCGTGACCCAAGTCGCCGGACGGGCCGGACGGGGCAGCTTACCGGGAGAGGCGTACGTCCAGACGTACAACCCGGACCATTACGTCATCGAGACGGCAAGCGAACACGACTATGAGTCGTTCTTCGCCCGTGAAATGCAGTTGCGCCAAGTCGGCAACCATCCGCCGTATTGGTACGTCACGCTCGTCACGTTCGCAGCAGAGAGCCCGCTCGTCGCCCAAGCCGAGGCCGAGCTGTTCGCCTCTGATTTCGTCGAGGCGCATGTGGCGCAGTCGCGGCTGAACGGCCCGATGCCGGCGCCGCTGTCGAAACTAAAGAACTTGTACCGCTATCAGTTGTTCATCAAGACGAAACACCCTGAAGCGCTATATCCGGTCCTCGCCGCGTTGCAACAGGCGCGAGCAAAGGCAATCAGCAAAAAAGAATATCAATTGAGTATCGACGTAAACCCATACGTATTCATGTGA
- the coaBC gene encoding bifunctional phosphopantothenoylcysteine decarboxylase/phosphopantothenate--cysteine ligase CoaBC, with protein sequence MLNDRNILLCVSGGIAAYKACALTSKLVQAGANVRVAMTASAEEFVGKATFQALSRNPVYTDVFEEHDPTKIAHIDVVDTSDLIVVAPATANMIAKLAAGIADDFITTSILAAKCPVIVSPAMNVNMLEHPATRRNIETLKTFGYQIIEPGVGNLACGWIGGGRLPEPEDLVRIIESQFVPKHLLGKQVLITAGPTVERIDPVRFLSNDSSGKMGVALAEAARDMGAYVTLVHGPLQVPVPDGVTAIAVESGSDMLATVLARFDDQDLVIKSAAVADYRPKTVHTEKHKKVHGPLTIELEETTDILKTLGEKKTHQLLVGFAAETENLEQHARDKIARKRVDYLVANDVSQPDIGFRSDDNEVMLFRADGAHVRLPRQSKRELAVELLTHFKEDLR encoded by the coding sequence ATGTTGAACGATCGGAATATCTTGCTTTGTGTGAGCGGTGGCATCGCGGCGTATAAGGCGTGCGCGCTCACGTCGAAACTCGTCCAGGCCGGTGCGAACGTGCGCGTGGCGATGACTGCTTCAGCCGAGGAGTTCGTCGGAAAAGCGACGTTTCAAGCGCTCAGCCGCAATCCGGTATACACCGACGTATTCGAGGAACACGACCCGACCAAAATCGCCCACATCGACGTCGTCGATACGAGTGATTTGATCGTCGTCGCACCCGCAACGGCCAACATGATCGCGAAACTCGCGGCCGGTATTGCCGATGACTTCATCACGACCTCGATTTTAGCCGCGAAGTGCCCCGTCATCGTCTCACCGGCGATGAACGTCAATATGCTCGAACATCCGGCCACACGCCGCAATATCGAAACGCTCAAAACGTTCGGCTATCAAATCATCGAACCGGGCGTCGGCAACCTCGCTTGTGGTTGGATCGGAGGAGGGCGTCTCCCGGAACCGGAAGACCTCGTCCGGATCATCGAGAGCCAGTTCGTCCCGAAACATCTGCTCGGGAAGCAAGTATTGATCACGGCGGGGCCGACGGTTGAACGCATCGACCCGGTACGGTTCCTATCGAACGACTCGTCGGGCAAGATGGGCGTCGCGCTCGCCGAGGCGGCCCGCGACATGGGAGCCTACGTCACGCTCGTCCACGGTCCGTTGCAAGTACCGGTACCGGACGGTGTAACTGCCATCGCCGTCGAATCCGGGTCAGATATGCTCGCGACGGTGCTCGCACGCTTCGATGACCAAGATCTCGTCATCAAATCGGCCGCTGTCGCCGATTATCGTCCGAAGACGGTCCACACCGAGAAACATAAAAAAGTACATGGGCCGTTGACGATCGAGCTTGAAGAGACGACCGATATTTTGAAAACACTCGGTGAGAAGAAGACGCATCAGCTCCTCGTCGGCTTTGCGGCCGAGACGGAGAACCTCGAGCAACACGCGCGCGATAAAATCGCCCGCAAGCGGGTCGATTACCTCGTCGCCAACGATGTGTCGCAGCCGGATATCGGCTTCCGCTCTGACGACAACGAGGTCATGTTGTTCCGCGCGGACGGGGCCCATGTCCGCTTGCCTCGTCAAAGCAAACGCGAGCTCGCTGTCGAGTTGCTCACCCACTTTAAGGAAGATTTACGATGA
- the rpoZ gene encoding DNA-directed RNA polymerase subunit omega: MLYPSIDALQRIIPSKYTIVTVAAKRARQIQDGKAAKVAVPKSYKPVGQALEEIFSGDTTIIVNEKNNG, encoded by the coding sequence ATGTTATACCCTTCGATTGATGCCTTACAACGTATCATCCCGTCGAAATACACGATTGTAACGGTGGCCGCGAAGCGGGCCCGCCAAATTCAGGACGGAAAAGCAGCGAAAGTCGCCGTGCCAAAATCGTATAAGCCGGTCGGTCAAGCGCTAGAAGAAATATTCTCGGGTGACACGACAATCATCGTGAACGAAAAGAACAACGGATGA
- the gmk gene encoding guanylate kinase, with protein MLEDGGLAVNFKERGLLIVLSGPSGVGKGTVCRVLREEEDNNLQYSVSATTRKPREGEVEGVHYFFKTREQFEDMIEHDQLLEHAEFVGNYYGTPVEWVRETLESGRDVILEIEVQGAFQVKERFPEAVFLFLAPPSLQELRNRLVGRGTESEDVIKQRLLVAREEIELMDAYDYVVTNDEVDKAIDRIKAIVTAEHCKRERVASLYKKAMMEVI; from the coding sequence ATGTTAGAAGATGGAGGTCTTGCAGTGAATTTTAAAGAACGAGGATTATTAATCGTCTTGTCTGGACCGAGCGGCGTCGGAAAAGGTACAGTGTGCCGCGTGCTCCGTGAGGAAGAAGACAACAACCTTCAATATTCGGTCTCGGCGACGACCCGGAAACCGCGTGAAGGGGAAGTGGAAGGCGTACATTACTTCTTTAAGACGAGAGAACAATTTGAAGACATGATTGAGCACGATCAATTGCTCGAACACGCTGAATTTGTCGGCAACTATTATGGGACACCGGTCGAATGGGTTCGTGAGACACTCGAGAGCGGAAGAGACGTCATCCTTGAGATCGAAGTCCAAGGTGCGTTCCAAGTGAAAGAGCGTTTCCCGGAAGCGGTCTTTTTATTCTTGGCTCCGCCAAGCTTGCAAGAACTACGCAACCGCTTAGTCGGTCGAGGTACGGAATCGGAAGATGTGATCAAGCAACGCTTGCTCGTCGCCCGGGAAGAAATTGAATTGATGGATGCATACGATTACGTCGTTACGAATGATGAAGTGGACAAAGCGATCGACCGTATTAAAGCGATCGTGACGGCCGAGCATTGTAAACGTGAACGTGTCGCATCTCTCTATAAAAAAGCCATGATGGAGGTCATTTAA
- a CDS encoding Rqc2 family fibronectin-binding protein, whose protein sequence is MAYDGLMTYRVVTELQALVGGRINRVHQPYSLDLMIQVRSNRQSVQLLVSANAMYARLQLTDNPTKNPQEPPMFCMMLRKHIEGGFITAVEQVGRDRVIVLSIRSRNELGDEENKKVYIELMGRHSNVVLTNEDGKILDAIKHLPPSQNTYRTIMPGSDYLLPPAQDKCDPLTEREAGLKRIDWNAGKLDKQLVASFAGLSPQIAQEIVHRAKLPNRASIEEAFVSVMADLEGPYVFQQLTSGKERFSPIVLTSGEIASEERYETSKEVLDRFFYEKANRDRVKQQAHDVERLLKSELEKNLLKRKRLLDDLKGTERSDELQKYGELLTTYLFQLEKGMTVAHVVDYYDEEGGMIDIPLNKLKTPNENAQAYYKKYNKLKVAKVEVQKQIELNDAEIEYLETLVAQLDVASPADIVEIREELAEGGYMKQRSQKKKQTKKVSLEAYTSSTGTEFFVGKNNTQNDYLTFKFARRDEIWLHVKDIPGSHVIIRSSEPDETTLLEAATVAAYFSKARASSGVPVDYTKARYVKKPSGAKPGFVIYTDQQTVYVTPDERLVKSLQQ, encoded by the coding sequence GTGGCATATGATGGATTAATGACATATCGTGTTGTAACAGAATTACAAGCTCTCGTCGGGGGGCGCATCAATCGCGTGCACCAACCGTATTCCCTCGACTTGATGATTCAAGTCCGCTCGAACCGCCAAAGCGTCCAATTGCTCGTTTCGGCGAACGCGATGTACGCACGGCTCCAACTGACGGATAACCCGACAAAGAACCCGCAAGAACCTCCGATGTTTTGCATGATGCTCCGGAAGCACATCGAAGGCGGCTTCATCACGGCAGTCGAACAAGTCGGTCGTGACCGTGTCATCGTCTTGTCGATCCGTTCGCGAAACGAACTCGGGGATGAAGAAAATAAGAAAGTATACATCGAACTGATGGGACGTCACTCGAACGTCGTGTTGACGAACGAGGACGGCAAGATTTTGGATGCGATCAAGCACCTGCCGCCGTCACAGAACACGTACCGGACGATCATGCCGGGCAGTGACTACTTGTTGCCTCCGGCCCAAGACAAGTGTGACCCGTTGACAGAACGCGAGGCTGGCTTGAAGCGCATCGATTGGAACGCCGGAAAACTCGACAAGCAGCTCGTGGCCAGTTTCGCCGGGCTCAGCCCGCAAATCGCCCAAGAGATCGTCCACCGGGCCAAACTTCCGAACCGGGCTAGCATCGAAGAGGCGTTCGTCAGCGTGATGGCCGACCTCGAAGGCCCATACGTCTTCCAACAGCTCACTTCCGGCAAAGAACGCTTCAGTCCGATCGTGCTCACGTCAGGCGAAATCGCTTCGGAAGAACGCTACGAGACGAGCAAGGAAGTGCTCGACCGCTTCTTCTATGAGAAAGCGAACCGGGACCGCGTCAAACAACAAGCGCATGACGTCGAGCGTCTGCTCAAATCCGAGCTCGAGAAAAACCTGTTGAAACGGAAGCGCCTGCTCGATGATTTGAAAGGAACGGAACGGTCCGACGAGCTCCAGAAATACGGGGAGCTGTTGACGACGTATTTGTTCCAACTCGAGAAAGGCATGACCGTCGCCCACGTCGTCGATTATTATGACGAGGAAGGCGGCATGATCGACATCCCGCTCAACAAGCTCAAGACGCCGAACGAGAATGCGCAAGCGTACTACAAGAAATACAATAAGTTGAAAGTCGCCAAAGTCGAAGTGCAGAAACAAATCGAATTGAACGATGCCGAGATTGAGTATTTAGAGACACTCGTCGCCCAGCTCGACGTCGCCTCACCGGCCGATATCGTCGAAATTCGAGAAGAGTTGGCTGAAGGCGGCTATATGAAACAACGGAGTCAGAAGAAAAAACAAACGAAGAAAGTTTCGCTCGAAGCGTATACGTCGTCGACCGGGACAGAATTTTTCGTCGGCAAGAACAATACGCAAAATGACTACTTGACGTTCAAGTTCGCCCGTCGCGATGAGATTTGGCTTCACGTGAAAGACATTCCCGGATCCCACGTCATCATCCGCTCGAGCGAGCCGGACGAGACGACGCTGCTTGAAGCGGCGACGGTCGCGGCCTACTTCTCGAAGGCCCGTGCCTCGAGCGGTGTGCCGGTCGATTACACGAAAGCACGCTACGTGAAAAAGCCGAGCGGCGCCAAACCTGGATTCGTCATCTATACGGACCAGCAGACGGTGTACGTCACGCCGGATGAGCGGCTCGTCAAATCACTCCAGCAATAA
- a CDS encoding FUSC family protein → MINKRYIPKVGLRTLKTGIAVAITIALSWYVFGIYSGMGAIAAVVAMQPTVKRSSNIVFSRIFGTIVGLMCGLLIVYAFGVNPISIGLAVIVALTLNTTFDKTHMSTYAAFAIVLMLENPTTDFFHYAWTRSLLTAVGVFVSLGVNYAFLPPRYEDRLLSEIRKTSAYMFHHWRELVGSPSELLETRARILGHQELHMMLQEDMKVTNVKLKHLTIKQYRLLIHLEDKLVLLLESLAEHREALLLMGEEERRAFESEFLYLLAHHHDILYTCDKPYSLFTLPHEDLSVSEILHGHLLDYHEQLEAFKHNPK, encoded by the coding sequence ATGATCAACAAACGATACATCCCAAAAGTCGGGCTCCGGACATTGAAGACGGGGATTGCCGTCGCCATCACGATCGCCTTGTCGTGGTACGTGTTTGGCATCTATTCAGGCATGGGGGCAATCGCGGCCGTCGTCGCGATGCAACCGACCGTGAAACGGTCATCGAACATCGTCTTCAGCCGAATCTTCGGGACGATCGTCGGGCTCATGTGTGGTCTTTTGATCGTCTACGCGTTCGGGGTCAACCCGATCTCAATCGGACTCGCCGTCATCGTCGCGCTCACGCTCAACACGACATTCGATAAGACGCATATGTCGACGTACGCGGCGTTCGCAATCGTGCTCATGCTCGAGAACCCGACGACCGATTTCTTCCATTATGCGTGGACCCGTTCGCTGTTGACGGCCGTCGGTGTTTTCGTCTCACTCGGGGTCAACTATGCGTTCTTGCCGCCTCGTTATGAAGATCGGTTGCTTAGTGAAATTCGAAAGACATCGGCCTACATGTTCCATCATTGGCGCGAACTCGTCGGGTCCCCGTCGGAATTGCTCGAGACACGAGCCCGCATCCTCGGGCATCAGGAGCTGCACATGATGCTCCAAGAGGATATGAAAGTGACGAACGTGAAATTGAAGCATTTGACGATCAAGCAGTACCGGTTATTGATTCACCTTGAGGACAAGCTTGTCTTGTTGCTCGAGAGTCTCGCCGAACATCGCGAGGCACTATTATTGATGGGTGAGGAAGAACGCCGGGCGTTCGAATCCGAGTTTTTATATCTCCTCGCGCATCATCACGACATCCTCTACACGTGTGACAAGCCGTATTCGCTGTTCACATTGCCACACGAAGATTTATCCGTTTCTGAAATCTTACACGGGCACTTGCTCGACTATCATGAACAGCTCGAAGCGTTCAAACATAATCCGAAATAA
- the pyrE gene encoding orotate phosphoribosyltransferase gives MRQIAEALLQIEAVTLSPENPYTWSSGMKSPIYCDNRLTLSYPDVRNLIIDALVEVIRPLDADVIAGTATAGIPHATLVADRLGLPLVYVRSSAKGHGKGNRIEGRFEPGARVVVIEDLLSTGSSSIEAAKAIQEAGGEVIKIQAIFSYSLSRLHINLLDSGFTAHALITLMDVLDVAVKKRIISKEEAASLRDWRNDPTGWSERVLSS, from the coding sequence ATGAGACAAATCGCTGAAGCTTTACTACAAATCGAGGCCGTGACCTTGTCACCGGAAAATCCATACACGTGGTCGAGCGGGATGAAGAGTCCGATTTATTGTGACAATCGCTTGACGCTCAGCTATCCTGACGTCCGCAATCTCATCATCGATGCGCTCGTCGAGGTGATCCGTCCGCTCGACGCTGACGTCATCGCCGGGACGGCAACAGCGGGTATCCCCCACGCGACGCTTGTCGCCGATCGGCTCGGATTGCCGCTCGTCTACGTCCGCTCGAGTGCGAAAGGACATGGAAAAGGGAATCGAATCGAAGGTCGGTTCGAGCCAGGCGCTCGTGTCGTCGTGATCGAAGACTTGTTGTCGACCGGCTCATCAAGCATCGAGGCCGCCAAGGCAATCCAGGAAGCGGGGGGGGAAGTCATCAAGATTCAAGCGATCTTCTCGTACAGTCTAAGCCGTCTCCACATCAATCTATTGGACTCTGGCTTCACTGCGCATGCCCTGATTACACTTATGGATGTGCTCGACGTCGCCGTCAAGAAGCGAATCATCAGTAAAGAAGAAGCTGCTTCCTTACGCGACTGGCGAAACGATCCGACAGGTTGGAGCGAACGTGTCTTATCTTCATAA
- the pyrF gene encoding orotidine-5'-phosphate decarboxylase, producing MNRLYLALDVETGADAFRLLERIDQNPAVKVGMELFYREGGRFIEQLVDSGYPVFLDVKVHDIPETARRTLRQIGRLGVELTNVHTLGGETMMRYALDGLRDVTDVTKLIGVTQLTSTDERMLAEELHIDGGLEQAVLRQATMADRAGLDGVVASVHEASAIRQTLGGKFMTVTPGIRMNETADDQVRVATPRAAREAGVSAIVVGRPITRAEDPNAAYEYYLQEWSRTYETNR from the coding sequence ATGAACAGACTGTATCTCGCGCTTGATGTCGAAACGGGCGCCGACGCGTTCCGCTTGCTGGAACGAATCGATCAAAACCCGGCCGTCAAAGTCGGGATGGAGCTGTTCTATCGGGAAGGAGGACGCTTTATCGAGCAACTCGTCGACAGCGGCTACCCGGTGTTCTTAGACGTTAAAGTCCACGACATCCCGGAGACGGCCCGACGGACGCTCCGCCAAATCGGCCGCCTCGGCGTCGAGTTGACGAACGTCCATACACTCGGCGGTGAGACGATGATGCGTTATGCGTTAGATGGTTTACGTGACGTGACCGACGTGACGAAATTGATCGGGGTCACCCAGTTGACGTCGACCGATGAACGGATGCTCGCCGAAGAGCTACACATCGATGGGGGGCTCGAACAGGCCGTCCTCCGGCAAGCGACCATGGCCGACCGGGCCGGGCTCGACGGGGTCGTCGCATCCGTGCATGAGGCTAGCGCGATTCGTCAAACGCTCGGGGGCAAGTTCATGACCGTGACGCCGGGCATCCGGATGAACGAGACAGCGGACGATCAAGTGCGTGTCGCCACACCGAGAGCGGCGCGTGAGGCGGGCGTGTCGGCCATCGTCGTCGGCCGGCCGATCACCCGGGCCGAAGATCCGAACGCCGCATACGAATACTACTTACAAGAATGGAGTCGAACTTATGAGACAAATCGCTGA